Proteins encoded together in one Solanum lycopersicum chromosome 7, SLM_r2.1 window:
- the LOC101260450 gene encoding beta-galactosidase 15-like, which yields MKICLFYIFLLYLVSSIHAYQVSHDGRAITINGERRILLSGSIHYPRSTPEMWPDLIKKSKEGGLDAIETYVFWNAHEPSRREYDFSGNLDLIRFLKTIQDEGLYAVLRIGPYVCAEWNYGGFPVWLHNMAGIELRTANGVYMNEMENFTRLIVDMVKEEKLFASQGGPIILAQIENEFGNVQEAYGDAGKAYIQWCSNMAQSLNVGVPWIMCQQADAPQPMINTCNGYYCDEFTPNNPNSPKMWTENWTGWFKNWGGKDPLRTTEDLAYSVARFYQTGGTFQNYYMYHGGTNFGRTSGGPYITTTYDYNAPLDEFGNLAQPKYGHLKELHDVLHSMEKILASGTVNNTNLGNSVAVTMYTLDGESSCFFSNANETTDATISYKNVYYNVPAWSVTILPDCITEVYNTAKVNTQTSVMVKKLNNAENEPIPLQWSWRPEMIDDAIILGRGQSSFHELIDQKVVNDTSDYLWYMTNVYINNTDPIWSDDMKLRVNASGHVLHAYVNGKYLGSDWATYGIFNYVFEKKVKLNPGKNSISLLSATVGFKNYGPHFDTIESGILGPVEIIGKNGDESIIKDLSSHKWSYTVGLKGINNKLFDEYNTGKWDSHDVPINRMMTWYKTTFKAPLGNAPVVVDMQGLGKGTAWVNGQSIGRYWPSYLAEGNCSLDPCDYRGPYSADKCTSKCGEPTQRWYHVPRSFLSSDENTLVLFEEFGGNPSHVKFQTIEVGMACGSAYENKTMELSCNGSRISAIRFANFGETEGSCGSFGKGSCSSEQDVVSLVEKQCVGKEKCLVQASESVFGMTNCGNKEKKLIVEAVC from the exons ATGAAGATTTgtttattttacatatttttgttATACCTTGTTAGTTCAATTCATGCTTATCAAGTTTCTCATGACGGAAGAGCAATTACTATCAATGGAGAACGAAGAATTCTTCTATCTGGATCCATTCATTACCCTAGGAGCACTCCTGAg ATGTGGCCTGATTTGATAAAGAAATCAAAAGAAGGTGGATTGGATGCAATTGAAACATATGTATTTTGGAATGCACATGAACCATCTCGTCGTGAATACGATTTTTCGGGGAATTTAGATCTGATAAGGTTCCTCAAAACAATTCAAGATGAAGGACTTTACGCTGTTCTTCGCATTGGACCTTATGTTTGTGCTGAATGGAACTATGG AGGATTTCCAGTATGGTTGCATAATATGGCTGGAATTGAGCTTCGCACAGCTAATGGAGTTTATATG aaTGAGATGGAAAATTTTACAAGGTTAATAGTTGATATGGTGAAAGAAGAGAAGTTATTTGCATCTCAAGGAGGTCCAATAATTTTAGCACAAATAGAGAATGAATTTGGAAATGTACAAGAAGCTTATGGTGATGCTGGCAAAGCTTATATTCAATGGTGTTCTAATATGGCTCAATCACTTAATGTTGGTGTTCCATGGATTATGTGCCAACAAGCTGATGCACCACAACCCATg ATAAACACATGCAATGGTTATTACTGTGATGAGTTTACACCCAACAATCCAAATAGCCCAAAGATGTGGACTGAAAATTGGACTGGATG gtTCAAGAATTGGGGTGGCAAAGATCCTTTAAGAACAACAGAAGACCTAGCTTATTCTGTTGCACGATTTTACCAAACTGGTGGTACATTCCAAAACTATTATATG TACCACGGTGGAACAAATTTTGGTAGAACCTCTGGTGGTCCATATATTACAACCACATACGATTATAATGCACCACTTGATGAATTTG GAAACCTGGCTCAGCCAaaatatggtcatttgaagGAACTTCATGATGTGTTGCATTCCATGGAGAAAATTCTTGCCAGTGGCACTGTCAACAACACTAATCTTGGAAATTCTGTTGcc GTCACCATGTATACATTGGATGGGGAATCAAGTTGCTTCTTTAGTAACGCAAATGAGACCACAGATGCAACCATATCATATAAAAATGTCTATTACAATGTCCCAGCTTGGTCTGTTACCATTCTTCCAGATTGCATCACTGAAGTTTACAACACAGCCAag GTGAATACTCAAACTTCAGTTATGGTTAAGAAACTGAACAATGCTGAAAATGAACCAATTCCTCTCCAATGGTCATGGAGACCCGAAATGATCGATGATGCTATAATTCTTGGAAGAGGTCAATCTTCTTTCCATGAATTGATTGATCAAAAAGTTGTTAATGATACTAGTGACTATTTGTGGTACATGACTAA TGTTTATATCAACAACACTGATCCAATATGGAGTGATGATATGAAACTAAGAGTCAATGCTAGTGGCCATGTCCTTCATGCTTATGTCAATGGAAAATATCTAG GTTCCGATTGGGCAACATATGGAATCTTCAATTATGTATTTGAGAAGAAGGTTAAATTGAATCCTGGCAAGAATTCTATATCATTGCTTAGTGCTACTGTTGGTTTTaag AATTATGGACCTCATTTTGATACAATTGAAAGTGGTATTCTTGGTCCAGTTGAAATAATTGGTAAAAATGGTGATGAGAGTATCATTAAGGATTTGTCTTCTCACAAATGGTCATATACGGTAGGTTTGAAAGGTATAAATAATAAGTTATTTGATGAGTACAATACAGGGAAATGGGACTCACATGATGTTCCAATCAATCGAATGATGACATGGTACAAG ACTACGTTCAAAGCTCCACTAGGAAATGCTCCAGTTGTTGTGGACATGCAAGGTTTGGGCAAAGGAACAGCATGGGTTAATGGACAAAGTATAGGTCGTTATTGGCCTAGTTATTTAGCTGAGGGAAATTGCTCTCTCGATCCATGTGATTATCGTGGTCCATATTCTGCAGACAAATGTACTTCCAAATGTGGCGAGCCTACTCAAAGATG GTACCATGTTCCACGATCGTTCTTATCTAGCGATGAGAATACATTGGTGTTGTTTGAAGAATTTGGTGGGAATCCATCACATGTAAAGTTTCAAACAATTGAAGTTGGAATGGCATGTGGAAGTGCTTATGAGAACAAAACAATGGAATTGTCATGCAATGGTAGTCGTATAAGTGCTATTCGTTTCGCCAATTTTGGTGAAACGGAAGGAAGTTGTGGATCGTTTGGCAAGGGAAGTTGTTCAAGTGAGCAAGATGTTGTTTCTCTTGTTGAAAAACAATGTGTTGGAAAGGAGAAATGTTTAGTTCAAGCATCTGAGAGTGTGTTTGGAATGACCAATTGTGGTAATAAGGAGAAGAAACTTATTGTGGAGGCTGTGTGCTAG
- the ERF-H9 gene encoding ethylene-responsive transcription factor ERF018, whose amino-acid sequence MVRAKVKKEKKVKGDRYKGVRMRKWGKWVAEVRQPKSRDRIWLGSYDTAEEAARAYDAAVVCLRGPSAMINFPDDPPLISCDADNYKLSPSEIQVKASRHARSSSTRVSEELAAAAATVVVDHHHSRSAAVESVFFRDDLEFGCSSLDHGEVVLHDDLFDSARMWSF is encoded by the coding sequence ATGGTGAGGGCTAAagtaaagaaagagaaaaaagtgaAAGGGGATCGTTATAAGGGTGTTCGTATGAGAAAATGGGGGAAATGGGTAGCTGAAGTACGGCAACCGAAAAGCCGTGACAGAATATGGTTAGGTTCTTACGATACTGCGGAGGAAGCGGCTAGAGCTTATGATGCAGCGGTGGTTTGTTTACGTGGACCGTCCGCGATGATTAATTTCCCGGACGATCCACCGCTGATTTCATGTGATGCTGATAATTATAAGTTGTCACCTTCCGAAATTCAAGTGAAGGCATCCAGACATGCACGTAGTAGTAGTACTAGAGTAAGTGAAGAGTTGGCTGCAGCTGCTGCTACCGTGGTTGTAGACCACCACCACAGCAGATCAGCAGCTGTGGAGAGTGTGTTTTTTAGAGATGATTTGGAGTTTGGATGTTCTTCTTTAGATCATGGGGAAGTAGTGTTGcatgatgatttgtttgatagTGCTAGAATGTGGTCCTTTTGA